The genomic DNA CACTACTGCGAGCCAAGCGAACGGTGACTGGCGTCGCGAAATAGTGATTCGTACGCTCGTGAATACGATCAAGAAATCCGCTGCGATACTCAACACGACCGCCTAGTTTTTCGATGTAGCGGACGACGGCATGGACTTCGCGCCGTTGTTTGTGCACGACACTAACGATCGCGACGATGACGGCGAGTGCTAGAAGACCTCGAAGCGAAAATCGGAAGCGTTTCATCGAGCCCCACCGGTTCAATCGAAAGACTGTCGAGTGGGACCAGTCTAGCACCGGTAGCTTTCGAGATGCAAATCTTGGGTATCGCTTGATCAGTCGACGCGAACGCTTCGATGGCCCCGTGGATTTTGAAGGCGTTCAAATGCCGCGGCAAATTGTTTGCCTAAATCGATGTAGCCTTCCGAGTCGTAATGCCAGGGATCGGAATATTGATAGTCATCGGTAGAAATCACCAGCTCGGCACATCGATCGCCTTCGACGAAGGCCTGTTGCTTTTGACGTAAGGCATCGCCATGCGTCCAAACTTTGCCTGATGGGTTGTTCCCGCTATCGGAAATCCTTCCGATGACGACAGGCAAATCGTCCTGATGCAAGGCAGCACGCAGCAAATCCATCAGACGCTTCAGGTTGGTTCCGTAGGCGTCGGCAGTTTCTAAGTCGATCGTTGCGTCGCTCTCCCCTTGCATCCAGGCGATGCCCGCAGGAATTAGGGTGTCATCAATGCCATCGTTGTCGATGTCAACGTCTGCCAGCGCGTTTCGAATCGTTGCCAGGCAATGGTCGTATTGATTGACGTCACGATGAAGGCCTTCCTCGGCATGGAAATCTGGGTCCCAGCAACCGAAACGCCCCGCAGCATTAATTGCGATGGATGAACCATTGCGGGCGTATTTGATCACCGCAATTTCCCGATCGGGGTTAGCTTTCCTTAATGCATGTAGCATCGATAGCTCCAAGCCGAATCGATCGGAGTATCGGTTGACTCCATTTCGGATTTGAAACCCAGTTCCATGGCCGGGCTGGAGTATCGTCCAAAATCCTTCGCCAGATGCGGCCGTTTGATCCGCCGCGGCGGGGCTATGAAAAATATAGACCCCGGGGAGGCGGCCCGCCAACGAGTCTGGCAACTCATCGACTTTCCCAAAGCCTTCCATATTGGATTGGCCGCCGAGAAAATACAGGTCGAACTCTGCTGCCGGAAGCGTCCGGATGAGGAGCATCGACTCGATCAACGCGATCATTCCGACAAACACTATGACCTGGAGTGGCCTTGAAGGACGCATTGTCAACATGCTGAAACCGGCGAAACATCGGTGGGGAAATGGTGGCCTGCATCGGCCGAGGAAGGGACCGCATTCTAATCGAAACGCAATGCCGGGGGCCGTAGCAGACGGAAACTTTGCGATTCGAAAGATTCCTAAGTCATGCGGTGTTTTCGACCAAGTAGAACCGCAACGTTACCCGCGACCCCGCTGACCGCTATGGTGAGCGGTAGCGGAGCGAGTTTGTAACCCGACTTGACATGATTTAAGCCAAGTAGTTGCAAGTCAAGCAAAGGACGACCTTAGCCGGTATGCCGCTCGCCTCTTCAGAAACGCGTGATACTCGGACCACGCTATGAAGCTGAGTTTCTGGACGTCCCTGTTTTTTCGCGGTGTTTCGATGGGCGACTAACGTCGTTTTCCGCGCCCTTTGCCACGTCCCGAGTTTGATTTCTTGTGATTTTCAACGTTGTTGTCGACTAGGACAGAGACGACTTCATTCCACGTCGGAACAACCGCCCTACGCCGTGGCGAGGCTTTTGCGTCGCCCTCATCGATGTCACCACGATTGCGTCGGGATCGGCCGCGTTCGTCGTCGGAGACCTCTTCACGACTCTTGTTCTCGGCGTCTTGGCTGTGCTCGCCGTCTCGGCTGCGACCGCGCCCGCGTCGTCCACGTCTTCGTCGGCCGCGGCGAATTTCTTCGACCTCGTCATCGTCTTCGTGGTCATCGTCGAAAGCCGAGGTGCTGGACAAGGCGTCTTCGATCTCGTCATCGCGATCGTCGTTTGAATCCTGTAGTTCTTCGGAACCGCGTTGACGCCGTCCACCTCGGCGGCGGCGTCCACGACGTTTTCGGCGTGGACCGTCGGAATCATCATCGTCACTTGAATCGTCAGCGTCAGCATCGAGATCGACGACTTCATCTTCGACCAACTCGGATTCTCGTTTTTCGCTATCGCGGCGATTGCGTCCGCGTCCGCGACCTCGTCGCCGACGCCGGTTGGGCGACTGGTCATCGCTATCGTCGTCCACTTCGTCGAACGGATGTTCGTCTTGTTCAAGTTCTTCGATCGCTGCGTCAAACGATTCTGTTTCTTGATCGTCTTCGCCCATTCGTTGACGCTGGCCGCGCCGGCCACGTCGGGGGCGTCGTTCTTCACGAGCGGATTCCGATCGGCGTGAGCGACGCGATGAGCGTGGGGCATCATCGGCATCGTCTTCATCGTCGCATTGGTCATCGGATGCAACTTCTTCACGCTGCTTGATTGGTCGGTCGGACTCACTCCGTTCTGAAGATCGCTCTTCACGATTGTTCTCGCGACCGCGCCGGCGTCGGGCTTGACGTCGCTTTGGCGCGACGGGCTCTTCTTCGGCGACGGCCTCGGCTTTCTCTTCTTCTTCGTCATCATCGTCCGGCAAGTCGCGGAACGACTTAAACGACAGCGGGTCAAAAGGATCGTCTGCGGGCGGTTCGTCGAATCCAGGCAATCGGTCGGCGGGTTCGGCCGTCCCGGCGTCGTTAGACGCGATCGGCGCCGACGATTCGCTGTTGTTATCGTCACTTTGGTCTTCGATCACATCGTCTGGCTCGGGACCAAGATCAATGCCCAGGCCTTCACCGAAAGCCGTTGCCGATGACTTCGATTTCTTTGGAAGCGAATCATTGCTTTGTCGGCTTTCCACTTTCACCGGCTCGCGGTGTGGTGGCGGTGGTGTCGTGTCTTCGATACCAAGCTGGCCCGCCAAGTCCGACCAGGCTGACGTGTCTTCGCCGGCATCCGAATCGTCGAACAACTCATCTGAAGCGGATACGGTCGTTTCTTGCTGCAACAGTTCCTCGACGACTGGTTCGTCGATCGCCGGCGGTCCTCCGGAGGTCAATTCCTCGATTCCGACGTCTTTGTCTGGGATGCCAAAGCCGGGAAGCTGAGTCACAACGGTTTGGGACGTCAGAGCTTGCAGAACGTCCTCTCCCGATTCGACATTTGTGTCTTCTGGAGTCGCCGAGTCCTGGACGGTCGCGGCTTGACTAGGCGTGGGCTGCAAGTCCGCTTGGTCGATCGCCGCTTCGGCAACCGGCGGCAAGTCGCGAGAGGCCGATTCGTCGTCTTGAGAGGCGTTAGCATCTTGCGGGAGCTGGTCGCCGGATGGATTCGGATCGTCGGAGGCAGCCGGTGGTTGCTCTTTTCGCTCAGCGGGCGTCTTCTTCGGCTGGGGAGGCTGAGGAGTTCCGAGCAACTTGGCGAGTAAATTCCAATTGTCTGACATTCAATTATTCTGCGTATCGTTTTCGAGCCGCACGCTTAATAGTTGCTGCGGCGAAGGGTTGTATTGACGTCGCGACACGATTCACCTGGAAAGTTCGGTTCGACCGATTCTCTTCATCATCTCGTTCAGTTTGGAAGCGATCCGAGGATCGAAACTGTCATGGCGACGACCGTTTTCGTCAGCCCGCACGGAATCAAACGTTCGCACGCGCGGCGCTCGGCGGTGAATTGTGACAGATTCGTGTCTTGCTCGTACAAGTTGGGCGAGAAGTTTTCGTCGTTCGCCCAGCCTTTCGCTCAACCGAGAGGTCAATCTCTGCTTCGACGGGGTGGATTTGTAGTTTCGGCGGCCATCTCAGATTCCGCGATGGCAGCGGTCGGGCTATATGTATAGCCGCGCCGAAACCAATTCCCAAGGGGATTTGCAAACAATCCCCGTGCCGGGGGCCCGTCGATGACTCTGTGTAGCCATGTCATGCCCCTCTGGAAAGCTTCGGTTTCGGCCTTTCCGCCTGACGAGTACTTCGTTCCATTTGATAATGCGGGTTCGATTCATCAGCCGACGGGCATTTGCCCCCAGTTGTTGCACCGAAACCGCGGATAACGCCATGCGGCTAATCCGAAAATCGAGTTGAAACGAAGTACTAAAGGACCTAATCGGCAAAGTTTCCCCGGTTCACCAACACGACTCTCAAATCTAAGCCATCGAGTGACCTCCAGCCTGTTACAGCCGCGCAATGGCGATCGACTGCGCCCCCTCGTCGTATTCGGAACTCGACCAGAAGCGATCAAGTTGGCGCCCTTGATTCGACAGTTTCAACAGAACAGCGGCCAAATTTCGCCGATCGTTTGTAGCACCGGTCAGCACCGTGAAATGCTTGATCAAGTTCTCGGCTACTTTTCAATCACTCCCGATCTTGATCTAGGGTTGATGCGGCCCGGTCAAAGCCTGGCGGGATTGACCGCACGCTGCATTGAGTCAGTGGATGGTGTGATTGAGCAGCATCAACCGGACTGCGTCGTCGTCCAAGGGGATACGACGACGGTGATGGCCTCCGCAATGGCTGCGTTTTATCACCGATTGCCAGTCGTGCATGTCGAAGCCGGATTGCGAACCGGAGACTTGGGGGCCCCCTGGCCGGAAGAGTTCAATCGACGCGTCGCCGGCTTGGTCACAACGTTGCACTGCGCCCCGACCCAACGAAGTCGCCAGGCGCTATTGGATGAAGGCGTTCCCGACAGCCAAGTGCGCGTGACCGGGAATACGGTGATCGACGCCTTGTTCTGGTCAGTCGAGAAAGAACGTGCCGATGATACTCGTTGGCGGTCCAAGTATCCGATGGCGACAGCGGACCGGGTCGTCTTGGTGACCGGGCATCGCCGTGAAAACTTTGGCGGAGGTCTGGAGGCGATCTGCCAAGCATTGCTTGAACTCGCTCGGCTTCACCCCGAAACGCAGTTCATCTACCCGGTTCATCTTAACCCCAACGTCAAAGGCCCGGTACACGCGGCGCTATCCGGTTGCGAAAACATTTATCTTGTACCGCCCGCACAGTACCCAGAATTTGTTTGGTTGATGGACCAAGCCGACGTGGTGTTGACCGATTCCGGTGGAGTCCAAGAGGAAGCCCCTTCGCTGAAGTGCGCCGTTTTGGTTACGCGTGATAAAACGGAGCGTCCCGAAGCGGTTGATGCGGGGCTCGCCGAATTGGTGGGGACTGACCGTGAACTGATTGTTCGTCGGGTTTCGGCACTACTCGAACAATCAAATGGCCGGTCGCAACAATCCATCCAAGATAACCCCTACGGCGATGGTCAAGCATCGCGCCGGATCACCGATTGGATGCTCAGTCAATCGTAGTGTCCCGTTTCGCCGCAAAGTTTGGGTTCGCCGATAGGAAACCAAGCGATTGTCTCAGTTGCGGAAAAGGGCTCGCAAGAAGTCAGCTCTTGGCTTTGGCGATTTCGTTTTCGTCGCTTATCACCCCGGGGACCGCTGCGTGCTGATCGCTGCTTGCTGAATGATAAGCAGGGCTTAGAACCTATGCCCAGTTTCCTATTCGGGAATTATTTCGCTACGGACTAAGTCTTCGAAAGTCTCACGCTTTCGAATCAGCTTTGCTTCGCCGTCCTCGATCATCACCTCGGCGGCGCGTAATTTACTGTTGTAATTACTGGCCATTACAAAGCCGTAAGCGCCGGCGTTCTCGAGAATGACAAAATCGCCGACACGGCACATTGGGAGCGAACGTTGATCGACAAACCCACCTTCGCGTTGGGTGAAGATGTCGCCCGATTCACAGAGCGGCCCTCCAATCACGGCCTGGACCGATTCACGGTCAGCGGTCGCGACGCCGTCGCCGCCGCAGACAGAAATCGGATGGTAAGCCCCATACATCACCGGGCGTGCGAGATCATTGAACCCTGCGTCGAGCAGGAAGAATAGATTGTCACCGACCTTTTTGACGCTGCGAACTTCCGCGATCAGGTAGCCGGATTCTGCCGAAAGAAAACGCCCCGGTTCGATCTCCAGTGAAATGTCGTGTCCGAACGATTCGGCGAGCTGTTTTCGAGTCGTGTCCCAGAGTTCGAAGTACTTGTCCAGATCGACGTACGTTTCTGATTCGCTATATGGCACCGGTAAGCCGCCGCCGGCACTGATCGATGTCAATGTGCGTCCGACTTCCATCGCCGTTCGTCGCATTGCTTCGCAGACTTCGCTCAAGTGTTCCAGGTCAGTACCCGAACCGATGTGCATATGCAAACCTGTGATGGTCACACCATACTGGTCAGCCAAACGTAGGCACTCGTCGATTTGCGAATGCCAAATACCATGCTTGCTTTGCTCTCCGCCGGTGTTGGTTTTTTGGCTGTGTCCGTGACCAAATCCGGGGTTGATGCGTAGCGTGACCTCGGCGCCGGGCCTACGTTCACCCAGTTGGGCAATCATGTCCGGCGATCCACAATTGACGTGGATGTTGTGTTCAAGCACCAACTCCAACGCTTCGGCGTCAAAGATGTCGGCGGTGTAAACGATACCGTGGTCTTTTGCTTCGTAGCCGGCGGCGAGCGCTCGCCGGATTTCGCCCGCACTTACGGCGTCGACGACGACACCTTTGCGCCGCATGCGATCGATGATCGCCAAGTTACTGCACGCTTTTTGTGCGTAACGCACGATGTCGAATTTCGCCAGGTCGTCGATGCGTTGCTCGATCACCGACAGATCATAAACATACAGCGGCGTACCGAAGTTCTTCGCCAACTCGGCAACGGAGAGACCTGCGATTTGATGTCGGCTGGTAGAAAAACTTGGGGTCGCGAGTGTGGCCATGGCTTTGATCGTGCGAGTGTTTTTAAGACAGACAACTCACTATCAAAGCCGGTTCACGCTGCTTTGTCCAGGGAGCGCGTTTTTCGCAGACTTCTCCCTGATCGACCTGTTGATTTTCAGGTTCGCCCTCTCACAAAGTTGCCTTCGACTCCGCAGCAACCGCAGCAAAGATCGCTACATTCACGGGGTGAAGGACGACAAAAGAAAATCGACAGGCTGTGATGCCTCACCGATCGACCGGTTCGCGTCCCGTCCGGCAGAGCTCCGGGACGGGACTCGAAAACGAAGTCAACGTCGCTTCAGCTTCGGCGAATTAGGCGTCGCCGGGATCCTTGCCGTCGGTCCACGGTCCGGCGTACCGCATGTATTCCGGTTCGTTCAACCGGCTACCGAAATCACCGGCTTGCCACCCTGGGATGTGGTTGGCTTGTTCGCGAGCTTGCGATTTTGCTTCCCACTTGGCAGCCCAGCCGGGATCGGTGGTGCTAATGTCACGCGAGCCTTCGTTGACGAAGTACACTTCACCGTTACGGTAACTCTGGGCCCCCAGGTTGACGACGGCCATCGCGGCGGCACCGAGGTCTGGTGGGTTGTTGCACAATTGTGGATCGCCCGCTTCACAAGCATCCAGGAAATTTTCGAAGTGGGCCTTTGTTGTATTCTTCACCGGCGTCGTTGAAATGCGCTCGGGTTCAAACGTCCGTTTCGCTGAATCGCCCTGGGCGGTGACCTGTCGACGTTCGGGGACGAACTCAAAACCGTCGAACGATTCGCCGTTGCCCAGCATGAACGTTCCATAGTGACCTCGGATCAGTTGGTTGACCCGCGATTCCTGGTTGCACATCGTCGCAGTGATCAGACCTTGGACGCCTTCGTTGAAGTCGGCGACCACGGTGGCAACATCGGGAACGTCGCGCCCGTCGTACTCCATGTAGATCCCGCCAGCACCGACAACGCGTCCGGGAACTCGCAACCCAGTCGCTTTCAACATTGATGTGGTTCGGTGCACAAACAGGTCGGTGAACATCCCGCTGCCAAACGGCCAGAACCGCCGCCACTGCTTGTAAACCGCGCGGTCAAATGGCATTTCCGGTGCCAAGCCCTCGTTCTTGCCCAGCCAGCGATCCCAGTCAATTTTCTTTGGCGACATATCGGGTACCAACTTGTAGTACCGCCACTGTCCGAGATCGCTATTGCGGAAGTACTCAGTTTGAAATCCGAGGACTTTGCCGAGCTTACCGTCTTGCAACAGGGCGCGGATCTCGTTCCAAACTGGCAGGCTGGTTGACTGGACACCGACTTGCATGACCTGACCGGATTCACGCCATTTCGCTTCTACGTCGAACGCCTCTTCAACGCTTTTGGTCATTGGTTTTTCGCAGTAAACACTCAGACCGGCATCGAGCGAATCGACGATCTGTTTATGGTGCCAGTGGTCTGGCGTCCCGATGCAGACCGCATCAAGATTTTCCTTTGCGATCATGTCGTTGTAGTCGACATATCGGCCGGGATCGTTCCCCGTCTTTTCTTTGATGTAATCGGCGACCTTATCACGCTGCGTTTCATAGACCTCGGCGACACCAACTAGATCAATTTTGCGACCTTCATTGTGCAACTGACAAAGCGTTTTGACGTGGGCACCAAAGCCGCGGCCACCTGGGCCGATGAATCCGATTCGTAAGCGTTCGTTCGCGGCGGGGGTTGCGCCGGCACTCCCCGGCAAGCTGACGACCGAGGCTGCCCCTGCGGTAGCTCCAGCTTTGAGGAAATTGCGACGATTCGACGACTTGGGCGTCACTTCTTGTTGGCTCATATTGCTTTATCCAAGCGATGTGGGGGTGGGGGTTGAAAGTAGAAGGCGGGTGGCATGACGCTGCCGGGCGGCTTCTATTTTACCACAACCGCCAGCGGCAAGCTGTGTAAAGTACCGGTGCTTCAAGCCAGGCCATTATGGTGAGTTTCCGGTGACGGTTCGCGGTGATATTAGGAGCAGCGAACCCCCTGGATCATCACCAGCAATCTCGCATTACCTATCTTTCCCGAAGTACCGCCGACGATGGCGGTTTATCCCGGCCATGCCTGCCTGCCCTTATCGATCGGCTGAACGTGAAAGCCATCTTTTACGGGATCGTTGTTGTAGAAATAGGCGTAAGCTTTGACACAATCGGAATTGTCACGGTCGTGTTGAAGATTGCCGGACAGTAGCGTCGCCTCGACTACATATCGGTGGTACAAGTCGCTCGGTCCGTTTCCGTCAGTCCCTTCGATTTCATCAAGTACGCACATCACCAGCGGGAGTTCGCTGTCCGGAAAGGTCCATACTTCGCCGATCACCCGCGAATCGCCACGCGTCATCGCGGGATAATCATGTCGTCCATACAGGGTCGCCACGACCCAAGCGGGGTGGACGGAGGATGGCTCCGCCGGCCAGAGTTTTTCTCGGCACTGGCCTCGCTTCAGCGTTCCGTAAACAAAGAACGAATTG from Roseiconus lacunae includes the following:
- a CDS encoding sialate O-acetylesterase; amino-acid sequence: MLLIRTLPAAEFDLYFLGGQSNMEGFGKVDELPDSLAGRLPGVYIFHSPAAADQTAASGEGFWTILQPGHGTGFQIRNGVNRYSDRFGLELSMLHALRKANPDREIAVIKYARNGSSIAINAAGRFGCWDPDFHAEEGLHRDVNQYDHCLATIRNALADVDIDNDGIDDTLIPAGIAWMQGESDATIDLETADAYGTNLKRLMDLLRAALHQDDLPVVIGRISDSGNNPSGKVWTHGDALRQKQQAFVEGDRCAELVISTDDYQYSDPWHYDSEGYIDLGKQFAAAFERLQNPRGHRSVRVD
- the wecB gene encoding non-hydrolyzing UDP-N-acetylglucosamine 2-epimerase, with product MTSSLLQPRNGDRLRPLVVFGTRPEAIKLAPLIRQFQQNSGQISPIVCSTGQHREMLDQVLGYFSITPDLDLGLMRPGQSLAGLTARCIESVDGVIEQHQPDCVVVQGDTTTVMASAMAAFYHRLPVVHVEAGLRTGDLGAPWPEEFNRRVAGLVTTLHCAPTQRSRQALLDEGVPDSQVRVTGNTVIDALFWSVEKERADDTRWRSKYPMATADRVVLVTGHRRENFGGGLEAICQALLELARLHPETQFIYPVHLNPNVKGPVHAALSGCENIYLVPPAQYPEFVWLMDQADVVLTDSGGVQEEAPSLKCAVLVTRDKTERPEAVDAGLAELVGTDRELIVRRVSALLEQSNGRSQQSIQDNPYGDGQASRRITDWMLSQS
- the lysA gene encoding diaminopimelate decarboxylase encodes the protein MATLATPSFSTSRHQIAGLSVAELAKNFGTPLYVYDLSVIEQRIDDLAKFDIVRYAQKACSNLAIIDRMRRKGVVVDAVSAGEIRRALAAGYEAKDHGIVYTADIFDAEALELVLEHNIHVNCGSPDMIAQLGERRPGAEVTLRINPGFGHGHSQKTNTGGEQSKHGIWHSQIDECLRLADQYGVTITGLHMHIGSGTDLEHLSEVCEAMRRTAMEVGRTLTSISAGGGLPVPYSESETYVDLDKYFELWDTTRKQLAESFGHDISLEIEPGRFLSAESGYLIAEVRSVKKVGDNLFFLLDAGFNDLARPVMYGAYHPISVCGGDGVATADRESVQAVIGGPLCESGDIFTQREGGFVDQRSLPMCRVGDFVILENAGAYGFVMASNYNSKLRAAEVMIEDGEAKLIRKRETFEDLVRSEIIPE
- a CDS encoding Gfo/Idh/MocA family oxidoreductase, with product MSQQEVTPKSSNRRNFLKAGATAGAASVVSLPGSAGATPAANERLRIGFIGPGGRGFGAHVKTLCQLHNEGRKIDLVGVAEVYETQRDKVADYIKEKTGNDPGRYVDYNDMIAKENLDAVCIGTPDHWHHKQIVDSLDAGLSVYCEKPMTKSVEEAFDVEAKWRESGQVMQVGVQSTSLPVWNEIRALLQDGKLGKVLGFQTEYFRNSDLGQWRYYKLVPDMSPKKIDWDRWLGKNEGLAPEMPFDRAVYKQWRRFWPFGSGMFTDLFVHRTTSMLKATGLRVPGRVVGAGGIYMEYDGRDVPDVATVVADFNEGVQGLITATMCNQESRVNQLIRGHYGTFMLGNGESFDGFEFVPERRQVTAQGDSAKRTFEPERISTTPVKNTTKAHFENFLDACEAGDPQLCNNPPDLGAAAMAVVNLGAQSYRNGEVYFVNEGSRDISTTDPGWAAKWEAKSQAREQANHIPGWQAGDFGSRLNEPEYMRYAGPWTDGKDPGDA
- a CDS encoding gamma-glutamylcyclotransferase family protein, which produces METERRQVNSFFVYGTLKRGQCREKLWPAEPSSVHPAWVVATLYGRHDYPAMTRGDSRVIGEVWTFPDSELPLVMCVLDEIEGTDGNGPSDLYHRYVVEATLLSGNLQHDRDNSDCVKAYAYFYNNDPVKDGFHVQPIDKGRQAWPG